A region of Malaciobacter marinus DNA encodes the following proteins:
- a CDS encoding acetolactate synthase large subunit, protein MKMTGAKMVIESLHQEGVKTVFGYPGGAIMNVYDEIYKQNHFEHILNRHEQASIHAAEGYARSTGKVGVAIVTSGPGFTNAVTGLATAYMDSIPLVVISGQVPTAIIGTDGFQEIDAVGISRPCTKHNYLVNKIEDLPRIIKEAFHIASTGRPGPVHIDIPKDITAETGNFEYPKEINLPTYKPTVNYNKRQLKKAMTAISKSKKPLLYVGGGAILANCGHEIREFAKKANIPVVETLMARGIMGHDNPLLIGMLGMHGEFAANMAAYETDLLISLGARFDDRVTGRLDEFASKAKVIHVDIDPATIAKLVRADYPIVGDLKVTVAGMINTMGDFEFNDYINWVALLKEYREKEPLRYIDSNTVIKPQWPIQRVGEILGSKAIVSTDVGQHQMWTAQFYPFSFPRQFITSGGLGTMGFGLPSAMGVAKGNPDKISINFTGDGSILMNIQELMTCVESNLPVITIILNNNYLGMVRQWQTMFYENRLSETDLSMQPDFKMLIEAFGGIGYRVSTKEEFDKALKDAVEKKKPAMIEVIVERNEEVLPMVPNGHALNEMTLIGDNNE, encoded by the coding sequence ATGAAAATGACTGGCGCAAAAATGGTTATTGAATCATTACACCAAGAAGGGGTTAAAACTGTTTTTGGTTACCCTGGGGGCGCTATTATGAATGTCTATGATGAAATATATAAACAAAATCATTTTGAACATATTTTAAATAGACATGAACAAGCATCTATACACGCAGCAGAAGGTTACGCAAGATCAACAGGAAAAGTTGGTGTTGCAATAGTTACAAGTGGACCAGGATTTACAAATGCAGTAACTGGTCTAGCAACTGCCTATATGGATTCTATTCCTCTCGTCGTTATTTCAGGACAAGTTCCTACTGCTATAATAGGGACAGATGGCTTTCAAGAAATTGATGCAGTTGGTATTTCAAGACCATGTACTAAACATAATTACTTAGTAAATAAAATTGAAGATTTACCTAGAATTATAAAAGAAGCATTTCATATTGCAAGTACAGGAAGACCTGGACCTGTTCATATTGATATTCCAAAAGATATTACAGCAGAAACTGGAAATTTTGAATATCCAAAAGAGATTAATTTGCCTACATATAAGCCAACGGTAAATTATAATAAAAGACAATTAAAAAAAGCAATGACTGCTATTTCAAAATCAAAAAAACCATTACTATATGTTGGTGGTGGAGCAATATTAGCAAATTGCGGACATGAAATAAGAGAATTTGCAAAAAAAGCTAATATACCAGTTGTGGAAACTCTTATGGCAAGAGGTATTATGGGTCATGACAATCCACTATTAATTGGAATGTTAGGTATGCATGGTGAGTTTGCTGCTAATATGGCAGCATATGAAACTGATCTTTTAATCTCATTGGGAGCAAGGTTTGATGATAGAGTAACAGGAAGACTTGATGAGTTTGCATCAAAAGCAAAAGTTATACATGTTGATATTGATCCAGCAACTATTGCAAAACTTGTAAGAGCTGATTATCCTATTGTAGGGGATTTAAAAGTTACTGTTGCAGGTATGATAAATACAATGGGTGATTTTGAATTTAATGATTATATAAATTGGGTTGCTTTACTTAAAGAGTATAGAGAAAAAGAGCCTTTAAGATATATTGATTCAAATACTGTTATTAAGCCTCAATGGCCAATACAAAGAGTTGGTGAAATTTTAGGAAGCAAGGCAATTGTTTCAACTGATGTTGGTCAACATCAAATGTGGACAGCACAATTTTATCCATTCTCTTTTCCAAGACAGTTTATAACTAGTGGTGGTTTAGGAACAATGGGATTTGGTCTTCCTTCTGCAATGGGTGTTGCAAAAGGTAATCCTGATAAAATATCTATTAATTTTACAGGTGATGGATCAATATTGATGAATATTCAAGAACTTATGACTTGTGTTGAATCTAATTTACCAGTAATTACTATTATTTTAAATAATAACTATTTGGGAATGGTAAGACAATGGCAAACAATGTTTTATGAAAATAGATTATCTGAAACTGACCTTTCAATGCAACCAGATTTTAAAATGCTTATAGAAGCATTTGGAGGAATTGGTTATAGAGTTTCAACAAAAGAAGAGTTTGATAAAGCCTTAAAAGATGCTGTTGAAAAGAAAAAGCCAGCTATGATTGAAGTTATCGTTGAAAGAAATGAAGAAGTATTACCAATGGTTCCAAATGGCCATGCTTTAAATGAGATGACACTAATAGGAGATAACAATGAATAA
- a CDS encoding exopolyphosphatase, which translates to MEKVVAIDLGSNSFRVLVYDCLNHKIISEFNQVVGMADGLVDTGVISKEAQERVINTINYSSEKLNYNPKEAICVTTAAMRMANNSKEVLQYFSKETGAKFKIIDGNEEARLTLLAVKYALKREKLKSEKFVLLDIGGGSTEIIVNTKNDYKAHSFNFGIVTLTQKFNDYKLLEDNLNLRKKEIRNFIDTLQIDLEEYTFVATAGTPTTIAAIKLGQDFFHYDKSLVNGTIVDLNDLNECLELFRNSSKQTITSLVGSGRVEFIEVGVYIYKAIFEALNKKESIVLDDGLREGVAINQCLIK; encoded by the coding sequence ATGGAGAAAGTTGTTGCAATAGATTTAGGCTCAAACTCATTTAGAGTTTTAGTCTATGATTGTTTAAATCATAAAATTATTTCAGAATTTAATCAAGTTGTTGGAATGGCTGATGGTTTAGTTGATACTGGAGTTATTTCAAAAGAAGCACAAGAAAGAGTAATTAATACAATTAACTACTCAAGTGAGAAACTAAATTACAATCCCAAAGAAGCAATTTGTGTTACAACAGCTGCTATGAGAATGGCAAATAATTCAAAAGAAGTTCTTCAATATTTTTCAAAAGAGACTGGTGCTAAATTTAAAATTATAGATGGTAATGAAGAAGCAAGACTTACTTTACTTGCCGTTAAATATGCATTAAAAAGAGAAAAACTAAAATCAGAAAAATTTGTTTTACTTGATATTGGTGGTGGTTCTACTGAAATTATAGTAAATACTAAAAATGATTATAAAGCGCATAGTTTTAATTTTGGTATAGTAACTTTAACTCAAAAGTTCAATGATTATAAACTTTTAGAAGATAACTTGAATTTAAGAAAAAAAGAAATTAGAAACTTTATTGATACTTTACAAATAGATTTAGAAGAATATACTTTTGTAGCAACAGCTGGTACACCTACTACTATTGCTGCAATTAAACTAGGCCAAGATTTTTTTCATTATGATAAAAGTTTAGTTAATGGAACAATAGTAGATTTAAATGATTTAAATGAATGTTTAGAGCTTTTTAGAAACTCTTCAAAACAAACAATCACAAGTCTTGTTGGAAGTGGAAGAGTTGAGTTTATTGAAGTTGGCGTATATATTTACAAAGCTATTTTTGAAGCATTAAATAAAAAAGAATCGATTGTTTTAGATGATGGCTTAAGAGAAGGTGTAGCAATAAATCAATGTCTAATTAAATAA
- a CDS encoding CDP-alcohol phosphatidyltransferase family protein, whose protein sequence is MTFLFNKNNHFNLANTVTFFNIASGILAIYFLTHNQFFGAALFAWLAGGFDILDGKIARKYNLSTDFGVQLDSYADFLSFVIVPTMFIYFAIIDGKELILFTPLVVFAFIFYIISGLRRLIQFNLNADVGEVEKYFTGIPTPLGAILLWVVYLIWLSGFISEEFVLISMIIIGYLLNSKIKIPHP, encoded by the coding sequence TTGACTTTTTTATTTAATAAAAATAATCATTTTAACTTAGCAAATACAGTGACATTTTTCAATATCGCTTCAGGTATTTTAGCTATTTATTTTCTTACACACAATCAGTTTTTTGGAGCAGCGCTTTTTGCTTGGCTTGCAGGTGGATTTGATATCTTAGATGGAAAAATTGCAAGAAAGTATAATCTATCTACAGATTTTGGGGTTCAACTCGATTCTTATGCAGATTTTTTATCTTTTGTTATTGTTCCTACAATGTTTATATATTTTGCAATAATCGATGGTAAAGAGCTTATTTTATTTACACCATTAGTTGTGTTTGCATTTATTTTTTATATTATTTCAGGACTTAGACGATTGATTCAATTTAATTTAAATGCAGATGTTGGAGAAGTAGAAAAATATTTTACTGGTATACCTACTCCTTTGGGAGCTATCTTACTTTGGGTTGTTTATCTTATTTGGTTAAGTGGATTTATTTCAGAAGAGTTTGTTCTTATTTCGATGATAATAATCGGATATTTATTAAATTCAAAAATTAAAATCCCTCATCCCTAA
- a CDS encoding GGDEF domain-containing protein — protein MKNKFFKSLSFKLLLLVTIIIFALISASFLFNSQIDRLKKQIDNIYFGNFVPLITLDLVLKNYQTIIQCKKITNNKCNIEAEKTVILKNWNNYNKAYKTKQERKIVSDIDKFIVNSFKLDKIKIYELVIKQINFLKDHEVDIAYKQRREFLVDYSSMKDYLFYNFIAIIIFSFAIIIFIIYQIIKKDNQLTILTKKYKIESITDSMTKLYNRKYFDNIFDNLPFISNANNWKSAFIMVDIDFFKQYNDTYGHDLGDQTLKKVAKALKEYFNKEYEYVFRLGGEEFGVVLFDTDEDILIECLTDINKKIINLNIEHKSSKILNIVSISTGAVIYEPNSYISANKLYKIADENLYKSKQNGRNQFTL, from the coding sequence ATGAAGAATAAATTTTTTAAATCATTATCTTTTAAACTTTTACTTTTAGTAACAATTATTATTTTTGCTTTAATCAGTGCTAGTTTTTTATTTAATTCACAAATTGACAGACTAAAAAAACAAATTGATAATATATATTTTGGAAATTTTGTTCCTTTGATAACTTTAGATTTAGTTTTAAAAAATTATCAGACTATAATTCAATGTAAAAAAATAACAAATAATAAGTGTAATATAGAAGCAGAAAAAACTGTAATTTTAAAAAATTGGAATAATTATAATAAAGCATACAAAACTAAACAAGAAAGAAAAATTGTAAGTGATATAGATAAGTTTATTGTAAACTCTTTTAAACTTGATAAAATAAAAATCTATGAATTAGTAATAAAACAAATTAACTTTTTAAAAGATCATGAAGTTGATATAGCGTATAAACAAAGAAGGGAATTTTTAGTTGATTATTCAAGTATGAAAGATTATCTTTTTTATAATTTTATAGCTATAATTATATTTTCTTTTGCTATAATAATTTTTATAATCTATCAAATAATAAAAAAAGATAATCAATTAACAATATTAACAAAAAAATATAAAATTGAATCAATCACTGATTCGATGACAAAATTATATAATAGAAAGTACTTTGATAATATTTTTGATAACTTACCTTTTATTTCAAATGCAAATAATTGGAAAAGTGCTTTTATTATGGTAGATATTGATTTTTTTAAGCAGTATAATGATACATATGGTCATGATTTAGGTGATCAAACATTAAAAAAAGTTGCAAAGGCTTTAAAAGAGTACTTTAATAAAGAGTATGAATATGTTTTCAGACTTGGTGGCGAAGAGTTTGGAGTAGTTTTATTTGATACTGATGAAGATATATTGATTGAATGTTTAACAGATATAAATAAAAAAATAATTAATTTAAATATTGAACATAAATCAAGTAAAATTTTAAATATTGTATCAATTTCAACTGGTGCAGTTATTTATGAGCCTAACAGTTATATTTCAGCAAATAAATTGTATAAAATTGCTGATGAAAACTTATATAAATCAAAACAAAATGGTAGAAACCAGTTTACACTTTAA
- a CDS encoding putative metalloprotease CJM1_0395 family protein, whose product MLINDNLTVSSIYQQIAQKKAELANLDKEDLTKSFYEKSDSVNLTNSGNYDEEDYQRVLDKFENLDSKTRSHEQLHASLAHTKGAISYNYQMGPDGKLYATGGHVRLDTSIPKDEAAAIAKLDKLQKASAAPDGLSSADASIARAANLNKMLLLSKEQGVENAN is encoded by the coding sequence ATGCTAATAAATGATAATTTAACTGTTTCATCAATTTATCAACAAATTGCTCAAAAAAAAGCAGAGCTTGCAAATCTTGACAAAGAAGATTTAACAAAATCTTTTTATGAAAAGAGTGATTCAGTTAACTTAACAAATAGTGGAAATTATGATGAGGAAGATTATCAAAGAGTTTTAGATAAATTTGAAAATCTTGATTCAAAAACTAGGTCACATGAGCAATTGCATGCATCTCTTGCACATACAAAGGGTGCGATTTCTTATAACTATCAAATGGGACCTGATGGAAAATTATATGCTACAGGTGGTCATGTAAGACTTGATACTTCCATACCAAAAGATGAAGCTGCAGCAATTGCAAAGTTGGATAAGCTTCAAAAAGCTTCAGCTGCACCAGATGGATTAAGTAGTGCAGATGCTTCAATAGCAAGAGCTGCAAATTTAAATAAAATGCTTCTTTTAAGCAAAGAACAAGGAGTAGAAAATGCGAATTGA
- the trxC gene encoding thioredoxin TrxC yields the protein MDKINIVCPHCLKVNKIPKKDSYIKANCGECKNSLLDTTPIELTQETFDHVVVNSDIPVIIDFWAPWCGPCKMMTPIFNEVSNKYALKALFVKVNTEIEQTLASKFLIKSIPTIAIFKEGNEIKRVNGALDPLKLSSLVNENL from the coding sequence ATGGATAAAATAAATATAGTTTGTCCTCACTGTTTAAAAGTAAATAAGATTCCTAAAAAGGATTCATATATAAAAGCAAACTGTGGGGAGTGTAAAAACTCTTTATTAGATACAACACCTATTGAATTAACACAAGAAACATTCGATCATGTTGTAGTAAATTCTGATATTCCAGTTATAATTGATTTTTGGGCACCTTGGTGTGGACCATGTAAAATGATGACTCCAATTTTTAATGAAGTTTCAAACAAATATGCTTTAAAAGCATTATTTGTAAAAGTAAATACAGAAATAGAACAAACATTAGCTTCAAAGTTTCTAATTAAATCAATTCCAACAATTGCTATATTTAAAGAAGGCAATGAAATAAAAAGAGTTAATGGTGCATTAGATCCATTAAAACTTTCTAGTTTAGTAAATGAAAATCTATAA
- a CDS encoding acyloxyacyl hydrolase, whose product MKKLLILLLLSASYLFSFDKVGIGYSTTSYDSNIYDVSLIKDTNYKLFNLPISLEFAFDYMDSTNTSDELYITSFQPVITYDFNKQFFIQGALGVAYLSNKSFEHRNFGMNFQFKESVVFGYNINKHLSTTLRYNHISNADLDDDNSGLDIFGLNLIYKF is encoded by the coding sequence ATGAAAAAACTTCTGATACTCTTACTATTAAGTGCATCTTACTTATTTTCTTTTGATAAAGTAGGTATTGGATATTCAACTACTAGTTATGATTCAAATATTTATGATGTTTCTTTGATAAAAGATACAAATTATAAACTTTTTAATCTTCCTATATCTTTAGAGTTTGCATTTGATTATATGGATTCTACAAATACTAGTGATGAACTATATATTACAAGCTTTCAGCCAGTTATAACTTATGATTTTAATAAGCAGTTTTTTATTCAAGGTGCTTTAGGAGTTGCTTATTTAAGTAATAAGTCTTTTGAACATAGAAATTTTGGAATGAACTTTCAATTTAAAGAGAGTGTTGTATTTGGTTATAACATAAACAAACATTTATCGACTACTTTAAGATATAATCATATATCAAATGCAGATTTAGATGATGATAATAGTGGTTTAGATATCTTTGGTCTTAATTTAATCTATAAGTTTTAA
- a CDS encoding DUF523 domain-containing protein — MNILISSCLLGEEVRYDGKSSSSSIKNKELFLKIINEFNVFSICPELSGGLTTPRAPAEIIKEKVITTNGLDVTYMFNQGALNTLSYCKKNSIKIAILKSNSPSCGNNKIYDGTFNSVLKEGEGVTVKLLRQNGIKVFNENELEQFCDLIKSNLK; from the coding sequence TTGAATATATTAATTTCTTCTTGTCTTTTAGGTGAAGAGGTAAGGTATGATGGAAAAAGTTCAAGTTCTTCTATAAAAAACAAAGAACTCTTTTTAAAAATTATAAATGAGTTTAATGTTTTTTCTATTTGCCCAGAGCTTAGTGGAGGCTTAACAACTCCAAGAGCTCCTGCTGAAATAATTAAAGAAAAAGTTATTACAACTAATGGCTTAGATGTAACTTACATGTTTAATCAAGGTGCTTTAAATACTTTATCTTATTGTAAAAAAAATAGCATAAAAATTGCCATATTAAAATCAAACTCTCCCTCATGTGGAAATAATAAAATTTATGATGGAACTTTTAACTCAGTGTTAAAAGAAGGGGAGGGTGTAACTGTTAAACTTTTAAGACAAAATGGGATAAAAGTATTCAATGAAAATGAATTAGAACAATTTTGTGACCTTATAAAGAGTAATTTAAAATAA
- a CDS encoding tRNA 2-thiocytidine biosynthesis TtcA family protein, producing MVELSKKISKLVGKTNAEYGLIKEGDKVLVGFSGGKDSTTLLHALKHLQRVAPFKFEFKAVTVTYGMGEQIQFLSDHCKKYEIEHEIVDTEIFEIAGEKIRKNSSFCSFFSRMRRGYLYTTAQEQGYNKLALGHHLDDAMESFFMNFLYNGALRSMPPIYQAENGLEVIRPLIFCRERQLRAFAQSNEISVIGDEACPAMRFDIKMPHAREKTKKLLEQMEEENPQMFISMKAAFNNIQTSTFFQKEFLDNNKQD from the coding sequence TTGGTAGAATTAAGTAAAAAAATTTCAAAACTTGTTGGTAAAACTAATGCAGAGTATGGCTTAATTAAAGAAGGTGATAAGGTATTGGTTGGATTTAGTGGAGGTAAAGACTCTACAACTCTTCTTCATGCATTAAAACATCTACAAAGAGTTGCACCTTTTAAATTTGAATTTAAAGCTGTAACTGTAACTTATGGAATGGGTGAACAAATACAATTTTTATCAGATCACTGTAAAAAATATGAAATTGAACATGAAATAGTAGATACTGAAATTTTTGAAATTGCTGGTGAAAAAATTAGAAAAAATTCATCTTTTTGTTCATTTTTTTCAAGAATGAGAAGAGGGTACTTATATACAACAGCACAAGAGCAAGGATATAATAAATTAGCTTTAGGGCACCATTTAGATGATGCAATGGAGTCATTTTTTATGAACTTCTTATATAATGGTGCTTTAAGATCAATGCCACCAATATATCAAGCAGAAAATGGTTTAGAAGTTATTAGACCACTTATTTTTTGTAGAGAGAGACAACTAAGAGCATTTGCCCAATCAAATGAGATTAGTGTAATTGGAGATGAAGCTTGTCCAGCAATGAGATTTGATATTAAAATGCCTCATGCAAGAGAAAAAACAAAAAAATTGTTAGAACAAATGGAAGAAGAGAATCCTCAAATGTTTATTTCAATGAAAGCTGCATTTAATAATATTCAAACTTCTACATTTTTCCAAAAAGAGTTCTTAGACAATAATAAACAGGACTAA
- a CDS encoding Na+/H+ antiporter family protein, with translation MFNPVVVAVLLMIGLSLFRINVVIALIFSAIIGGLVSGLSLLDTIDAFSSGLGGGASIALNYAMLGAFAVAISKSGITDLLAKKIISKMKSDATRKEIIWFKTILLTLILLASVSSQNLIPVHIAFIPILIPPLLHVFAEYKIDRRLIACVLTFGLTATYMLLPVGFGGIFLNNILHKNLVENGATIAVEQLPLIMAIPVSGMFLGLLIAIFFTYKKPRDYSIKKIKDIEPENQEMKASYIFTALIAIVAALSLQLYTNSIIVGSLVGFIIFMMGGVIKVDETQDVFTKGVHMMAMIGFIMIAASGFAEVMKATQGIESLVTSITSVIGDNKSLAALFMLVVGLFVTMGIGSSFSTIPIIAVIYVPLAMQFGFSPLAVAVLVGTAAALGDAGSPASDSTLGPTSGLGVDGQHDHIWDSVVPTFIHYNIPLILFGWLAALYL, from the coding sequence ATGTTTAATCCCGTTGTTGTCGCAGTACTACTGATGATTGGTTTGAGTCTATTTAGAATCAATGTAGTTATTGCTTTAATTTTTAGTGCTATTATTGGAGGTTTAGTTTCAGGTTTATCTTTACTTGATACAATTGATGCTTTTAGTAGTGGTCTTGGTGGAGGTGCAAGTATTGCACTTAATTATGCAATGCTTGGAGCATTTGCAGTGGCTATTTCTAAATCAGGAATAACTGATTTACTTGCAAAGAAAATTATTTCAAAAATGAAAAGTGATGCAACTAGGAAAGAGATTATTTGGTTTAAGACTATTTTATTAACTTTAATCTTATTAGCTTCTGTTTCATCTCAAAATTTAATTCCTGTACATATTGCATTTATTCCTATTTTAATTCCTCCTTTACTACATGTTTTTGCAGAATATAAAATTGATAGAAGATTAATTGCTTGTGTATTAACATTTGGTTTAACAGCAACTTATATGCTACTTCCTGTTGGATTTGGGGGAATATTTTTAAATAATATTTTACATAAAAATCTTGTTGAAAATGGAGCTACTATTGCAGTTGAACAACTTCCTTTAATTATGGCCATTCCAGTTTCTGGGATGTTTTTAGGACTTTTAATCGCAATATTTTTTACATATAAAAAACCAAGAGATTATTCTATAAAAAAAATCAAAGATATTGAACCTGAGAATCAAGAGATGAAAGCTTCATATATTTTTACTGCCTTAATTGCTATTGTTGCAGCCTTATCTTTACAATTATACACTAACTCAATTATTGTTGGTTCTCTTGTTGGTTTTATAATTTTTATGATGGGGGGAGTTATAAAAGTAGATGAAACACAAGATGTTTTTACTAAGGGTGTTCATATGATGGCAATGATTGGTTTTATAATGATTGCAGCTTCTGGATTTGCAGAAGTTATGAAAGCAACACAAGGAATTGAAAGTTTAGTTACATCTATTACTTCTGTAATTGGTGATAATAAATCTTTAGCTGCATTATTTATGTTAGTTGTTGGTTTATTTGTTACTATGGGAATTGGCTCATCTTTTTCAACTATTCCAATTATAGCAGTAATTTATGTTCCTTTAGCAATGCAATTTGGCTTTTCTCCTTTAGCTGTTGCTGTTTTAGTAGGGACAGCTGCAGCCTTAGGTGATGCAGGAAGCCCAGCATCTGACTCAACACTTGGACCCACATCTGGTTTGGGAGTAGATGGACAGCATGATCATATTTGGGATAGTGTTGTTCCTACATTTATACATTATAATATACCACTAATTTTATTTGGTTGGTTAGCTGCTTTATACTTATAA
- a CDS encoding ATP-dependent zinc protease, whose product MNSYLKTITVLIICAFISGCAATNTPTNNEKDTTKQKQYQEKSKEKKEQIEKKEIKEQEIKKENEIKKEEIEQKEEQPKIIKKIVKNIIIKKPVIKDSMIVIGTAEKVYIPSSDVLLKAKIDTGATTSSMHALNIKEFERDGKKWIKFDLQDKDGNLINKNLPLHRIVKIKRHGTKNQKRYVVQMKINLANISQLVEVSLTNRSKFTYPVLIGKNYLNGLFLVDVSKKYITKPKMSKNEIKK is encoded by the coding sequence ATGAATAGTTATCTTAAAACAATAACAGTACTTATAATATGTGCATTTATTAGTGGTTGTGCAGCTACTAATACACCAACAAATAATGAAAAAGATACTACAAAACAAAAACAGTATCAAGAAAAATCCAAAGAAAAAAAAGAGCAAATTGAGAAAAAAGAAATAAAAGAGCAAGAGATTAAAAAAGAAAATGAAATAAAAAAAGAAGAAATAGAACAAAAAGAAGAACAGCCTAAAATTATAAAAAAAATAGTAAAGAATATTATAATTAAAAAACCTGTTATAAAAGATTCTATGATTGTAATAGGAACTGCTGAAAAAGTCTATATTCCATCTTCAGATGTATTATTAAAAGCAAAAATTGATACAGGTGCAACAACATCATCAATGCATGCTTTAAATATTAAAGAGTTTGAAAGAGATGGGAAAAAGTGGATAAAATTTGATTTACAAGATAAAGATGGTAATTTAATAAATAAAAATCTTCCATTACATAGAATTGTAAAAATAAAACGACATGGCACAAAAAATCAAAAAAGATATGTTGTGCAAATGAAAATCAATCTAGCTAATATTAGCCAACTTGTTGAAGTATCACTAACAAACAGAAGTAAATTTACATATCCTGTATTAATTGGGAAAAACTATTTAAATGGCTTATTTTTAGTTGATGTTTCAAAAAAATATATAACTAAACCTAAAATGAGTAAAAATGAAATTAAAAAATAA
- a CDS encoding UUP1 family membrane protein has protein sequence MKLKNNIIIFSFLLIIAALSLMTYKIKYLNFPLFQDETVNIWNIEAKITFNARKEQSASISMTLPSKQDGLMIINEESSSANFGYSNSFINGLKKGNWTKREVQGEQVLYYSIDVIKDPFFKVEQKDEIDERIFRKEVSTAFAQASTSLLNSIYEKSANGVSFTSLLIKEFNLKEPSQATTMIKNNFMKTNKQKRDTLVQLIDKMEYKVRTIGALYLKDRQRNIELTHMLEVFYKDKWHLFDINKGEISKNSNIFIWQRGSQYLLDAEGVRNSDVRFSVTKNIVPARSAALSKDVKNQNTLLDFSLFVLPNEAQNTFKLLLLVPLGALVVVIMRVFVGIKTSGTFMPILLSMAFIETQLLPGILMFILVVTIGLVVRSYLSYLNLLLVARISAVLIVVVGIMAFVAILSQKLGLQYATSITFFPIIILAWTIERMSIIWEEDGPKEVLLQGSGSLLVSILAFFAMTNSVLSFITFNFPEVLLAVLGVIILLGRYSGYRLSELYRFKSMVD, from the coding sequence ATGAAATTAAAAAATAATATAATCATCTTTTCTTTTCTTTTAATTATTGCAGCCTTGTCTCTTATGACATATAAAATTAAATATTTGAATTTTCCTTTATTCCAAGATGAAACAGTTAATATTTGGAATATCGAAGCAAAAATCACTTTTAATGCAAGAAAAGAGCAAAGTGCTTCAATTTCTATGACTTTACCATCAAAACAAGATGGTTTAATGATTATAAATGAAGAATCAAGTTCTGCAAATTTTGGATACTCAAATAGTTTTATTAATGGTTTGAAAAAAGGAAATTGGACAAAAAGAGAAGTTCAAGGGGAACAAGTATTATATTATTCAATAGATGTAATAAAAGACCCATTTTTTAAAGTAGAACAAAAAGATGAAATAGATGAAAGAATTTTTAGAAAAGAAGTCTCAACTGCTTTTGCACAAGCTTCAACTTCATTATTAAATAGTATTTATGAAAAAAGTGCAAATGGTGTTAGCTTTACATCTTTATTAATAAAAGAGTTTAACTTAAAAGAACCCTCTCAAGCAACAACAATGATAAAAAATAATTTTATGAAAACAAATAAACAAAAAAGAGATACATTAGTTCAATTAATAGATAAAATGGAATATAAAGTAAGAACTATTGGAGCATTATATTTAAAAGATAGACAAAGAAATATTGAGTTAACTCATATGCTTGAAGTTTTTTATAAAGATAAATGGCATTTATTTGATATAAACAAAGGTGAAATATCAAAAAACAGTAATATTTTTATTTGGCAAAGAGGTTCTCAATATTTATTAGATGCAGAAGGAGTTAGAAATTCAGATGTTAGATTTTCTGTAACAAAAAATATTGTTCCTGCTAGAAGTGCAGCATTATCAAAAGATGTAAAAAACCAAAATACTTTATTAGATTTTTCATTATTTGTACTACCAAATGAAGCTCAAAATACATTTAAACTACTTTTATTAGTGCCTCTTGGTGCATTAGTAGTAGTAATTATGAGAGTTTTTGTTGGAATTAAAACATCAGGAACATTCATGCCAATTTTATTATCAATGGCATTTATTGAGACTCAACTTCTTCCTGGTATTTTGATGTTTATTTTAGTAGTTACCATTGGACTTGTTGTGAGGTCATACTTATCTTACTTAAATCTTTTATTAGTAGCAAGGATATCTGCTGTATTAATTGTAGTTGTAGGAATTATGGCATTTGTTGCCATATTATCACAAAAACTAGGCCTTCAATATGCTACAAGCATTACATTTTTTCCAATCATCATTTTAGCTTGGACAATAGAAAGAATGTCTATTATTTGGGAAGAAGATGGACCAAAAGAAGTTCTTTTACAAGGTAGTGGTTCATTACTTGTATCAATTTTAGCATTTTTTGCAATGACAAATAGTGTACTTAGCTTTATAACATTTAATTTTCCTGAGGTTTTATTAGCTGTACTTGGAGTAATTATACTACTTGGAAGATATAGTGGATATAGATTAAGTGAACTTTATAGATTTAAATCAATGGTTGATTAA